The following coding sequences lie in one Carbonactinospora thermoautotrophica genomic window:
- the istB gene encoding IS21-like element helper ATPase IstB encodes MTTTARPKTSTPKDGLPSLIAYLTRVLKTPTIGAFWEELATQARDENWSHEEYLAALLQRQVADRESKGTTMRIRTAHFPQVKTLEDFNLDHLPSLRRDVLAHLATSTFVAKAENVILLGPPGIGKTHLAIGLGVKAARAGYSVLFDTASNWIARLAAAHHAGRLETELKKIRRYKLIIIDEVGYIPFDQDAANLFFQLIASRYEQGSVMVTSNLPFGRWGETFSDDVVAAAMIDRLVHHAEVLTLTGDSYRTRQRRELLAKENRASRN; translated from the coding sequence TCGCTGATCGCCTACCTGACCCGGGTGCTGAAGACGCCCACGATCGGCGCGTTCTGGGAGGAGCTCGCTACCCAGGCTCGCGACGAGAACTGGTCCCACGAGGAGTACCTGGCCGCGCTGCTGCAGCGGCAGGTCGCCGACCGGGAGTCCAAGGGCACCACCATGCGGATCCGCACCGCCCACTTCCCGCAGGTTAAGACGCTGGAAGACTTCAACCTCGACCACCTGCCCTCGCTGCGGCGCGATGTCCTCGCTCACCTGGCCACCAGCACCTTCGTCGCCAAGGCGGAGAACGTGATCCTGCTGGGCCCACCCGGGATCGGCAAGACGCACCTGGCCATCGGCCTCGGGGTCAAGGCCGCCCGCGCTGGCTACTCGGTCCTGTTCGATACCGCCAGCAACTGGATCGCCCGCCTCGCCGCCGCCCACCACGCCGGCCGCCTGGAGACCGAGCTGAAGAAGATCCGCCGCTACAAGCTGATCATCATCGACGAGGTTGGCTACATCCCCTTCGACCAAGACGCCGCGAACCTGTTCTTCCAGCTCATCGCGTCCCGCTACGAGCAGGGTTCGGTCATGGTCACCTCGAACCTGCCCTTCGGGCGCTGGGGAGAGACCTTCTCCGACGACGTCGTGGCCGCCGCGATGATCGACCGCCTGGTCCACCATGCCGAGGTCCTCACCCTTACCGGCGACTCCTACCGCACCCGCCAGCGACGCGAGCTCCTGGCCAAGGAGAACCGCGCCAGCCGCAACTGA
- the cas2 gene encoding CRISPR-associated endonuclease Cas2 produces the protein MYVIVVYDTAAKRNPKVLKLCRKYLHHIQRSVFEGRLSEAQLVKFRHEMASLIDHGYDHVTIYTFPPGTAPQRVLLGTGPGEPETIL, from the coding sequence GTGTACGTCATCGTCGTCTACGACACCGCGGCCAAACGCAACCCCAAAGTGCTCAAGCTGTGCCGCAAGTACCTCCACCACATCCAACGCAGCGTCTTCGAAGGCCGACTCAGCGAAGCCCAACTCGTCAAGTTCCGCCACGAGATGGCCAGTTTGATCGACCACGGGTACGACCACGTCACGATCTACACCTTCCCCCCGGGCACCGCCCCGCAGCGCGTCCTTCTCGGCACCGGCCCGGGCGAACCCGAAACCATCCTGTGA
- the cas1b gene encoding type I-B CRISPR-associated endonuclease Cas1b, producing MQLHRLLLDRLTMADAVRTYWLTTPCRIRRQDQSLRIERENGDPVHVPVTDVRDIVALAPVDLNTAVVSLLAKYQIDVHLLSYYGDYAGSVLTAESQTSGETVLAQAALATNPTARHQIARALVDACAFNVRRVVDRKLLDRPYRVLTAAVAEAENRDQLMGIEGNFRRTAWEVLDTKLPKWLRLDGRSRRPPRNAGNAFISYVNGIVYARVLTAIRLTPLHSGIGFLHSSLERQRHALALDLAEVFKPLFAERLLLRMANRRQLEPHHFDTEVNQAMLSADGRKLVVQAVRDELATTVLHRGLGRQVSYDELLHLEALKLTRACLEGEPYRPFRIWW from the coding sequence ATGCAGCTACACCGACTACTGCTGGACCGACTGACCATGGCCGACGCCGTCCGCACCTACTGGCTCACCACGCCCTGCCGCATCCGCCGCCAAGACCAGTCCCTGCGCATCGAACGGGAGAACGGGGACCCGGTGCACGTCCCCGTCACCGACGTCCGCGACATCGTCGCCCTGGCCCCCGTGGACCTGAACACCGCGGTCGTCTCCCTGCTGGCCAAGTACCAGATCGACGTTCACCTGCTCAGCTACTACGGCGACTACGCCGGCTCGGTGCTCACCGCCGAAAGCCAGACCTCCGGGGAGACCGTCTTGGCCCAGGCCGCGCTCGCCACCAACCCGACCGCCCGGCACCAGATCGCCCGCGCCCTGGTCGACGCCTGCGCCTTCAACGTGCGCCGCGTCGTCGACCGCAAGCTCCTCGACCGCCCCTACCGGGTACTCACCGCGGCGGTCGCCGAAGCGGAGAACCGCGACCAGCTCATGGGCATCGAGGGCAACTTCCGCCGCACCGCCTGGGAGGTTCTCGACACCAAGCTGCCCAAGTGGCTGCGCCTGGACGGCCGCAGCCGCAGACCACCCCGCAACGCCGGCAACGCCTTCATCAGCTACGTCAACGGCATCGTCTACGCCCGCGTGCTCACCGCCATCCGGCTCACCCCACTCCACAGCGGAATCGGGTTCCTCCACAGCAGCCTGGAACGGCAACGGCACGCCCTCGCCTTGGACCTGGCCGAAGTCTTCAAGCCCCTCTTCGCCGAACGGCTCCTGCTGCGCATGGCCAACCGCCGCCAACTCGAACCCCACCACTTCGACACCGAGGTCAACCAGGCCATGCTCAGCGCCGACGGCCGCAAGCTCGTCGTGCAAGCCGTCCGCGACGAGCTGGCCACCACCGTCCTCCACCGCGGCCTGGGCCGGCAGGTCTCCTACGACGAGCTACTGCACCTGGAAGCCCTCAAGCTCACCCGAGCCTGCCTGGAAGGCGAGCCCTACCGACCGTTCCGGATCTGGTGGTGA
- a CDS encoding CRISPR-associated protein Cas4 produces MRPEDVGGVHVKYLHHCHRQLWLFARGVRPEHLSQAVRRGEAVHETSYGRFREVDLGAARIDHLDGDAWVHEVKSSRRPTPADHAQAIHYCHQLHRVGVPARGAVLHYPATRRTIRIPYDAEQAAAAERDIQAVLETVHRPVAPPRLDRPRCAGCSYTDYCWTD; encoded by the coding sequence ATGCGCCCCGAAGACGTCGGCGGGGTGCACGTCAAGTACCTGCACCACTGCCACCGCCAGCTGTGGCTGTTCGCCCGCGGGGTCCGGCCCGAGCACCTCAGCCAGGCGGTACGGCGCGGTGAGGCGGTCCATGAGACCTCCTACGGCCGGTTCCGGGAGGTCGACCTGGGCGCCGCCCGCATAGACCACCTCGACGGGGACGCCTGGGTACACGAGGTCAAATCCTCCCGGCGGCCCACCCCGGCCGACCACGCCCAGGCGATCCACTACTGCCACCAGTTGCACCGGGTCGGCGTCCCGGCCCGGGGCGCGGTCCTGCACTACCCGGCCACCCGCCGGACGATCCGCATCCCCTACGACGCCGAGCAGGCAGCCGCCGCCGAACGCGACATCCAGGCCGTCCTCGAGACGGTCCACCGACCCGTCGCCCCGCCCCGCCTGGACCGGCCCCGCTGCGCCGGATGCAGCTACACCGACTACTGCTGGACCGACTGA